One stretch of Streptomyces sp. R21 DNA includes these proteins:
- a CDS encoding bifunctional SulP family inorganic anion transporter/carbonic anhydrase: MSACVPTRATDSSRPKRIHQPHSPAPTPPRRFRIEGADLSASLAVFLIALPLSLGIALATGAPLQAGLVAAAVGGLVAGRLGGSPLQVSGPAAGLTVVTAELIHRYGWRTTCAITVLAGIAQLGLGCLRVARTALAVSPAIVHGMLAGIGVTIAVAQLHIVLGGTPQSAVLDNLRALPAQFAHLDPAAAAMSALTLALLLAWPRIPGRVGRMLRKVPAALVAVAGATATASLAGLTLPRVDLPSWRSHALAGMPEGPVLGIAAAVLTITLVCSVQSLLGAVAVDKLVAGRPELQARVGRSNLDRELLGQGAANIVSGTLGGLPVAGVAVRSSANVQAGAVSRNSTILHGVWVVVAALLMVPTLELIPLAALAALVMAVGIQMVSLHHIRTVTRHREVLVYAVTTLGVVFLGVLEGVALGVAVAVGTALNRLAHTRITYEERGGVHYVRVRGQLTFLAVPRLSRALHRVPQGSDAVVELDGSFMDHAAYESLQDWQSAHLAQGGTVELAGRAGTRIAEPTGSSHCRCRPWTPWRNHHCEGPQSEPTAVGDSSEEPGRTTGSAGPSGHQLARGISAFQRNTAPLVRDELARLAREGQRPSQLFLTCADSRLVTSMITSSGPGDLFVVRNVGNLVPLPGEESGDDSVAAAIEYAVDVLQVRSITVCGHSGCGAMQALMNSEPGGARTPLKRWLRHGLPSLERMAAEDLPWARLAGRAPADAVEQLCLTNVVQQLEHLRAHESVARALREGAVELHGMYFHVGEAQAYLLAETDGDDLFDHVGAADLSA; this comes from the coding sequence ATGTCCGCCTGCGTCCCCACCCGCGCCACCGACTCGAGTCGTCCCAAGCGCATCCACCAGCCCCACAGCCCCGCGCCGACTCCGCCCCGCCGATTCCGTATCGAGGGCGCCGATCTGTCGGCCTCTCTCGCGGTCTTCCTGATCGCCCTGCCCCTGTCCCTCGGCATCGCTCTCGCCACCGGCGCACCGCTCCAGGCAGGGCTCGTCGCCGCCGCCGTCGGCGGACTTGTCGCGGGGCGGCTCGGCGGCTCGCCGCTCCAGGTGAGCGGGCCCGCCGCCGGCCTCACGGTCGTCACCGCCGAGCTCATCCATCGCTACGGATGGCGTACGACGTGCGCCATCACCGTTCTCGCCGGGATCGCCCAACTGGGGCTCGGCTGTCTGCGCGTGGCCCGTACGGCGCTCGCCGTCAGCCCCGCGATCGTGCACGGCATGCTCGCCGGCATCGGCGTGACCATCGCCGTGGCCCAGCTGCACATCGTGCTGGGCGGCACCCCGCAGAGCGCCGTCCTCGACAACCTCCGTGCCCTGCCTGCCCAGTTTGCGCACCTGGACCCCGCCGCGGCGGCGATGAGCGCGCTGACCCTGGCGCTGCTGCTGGCCTGGCCGCGGATCCCCGGACGCGTGGGGCGGATGCTGCGCAAGGTCCCGGCCGCGCTGGTCGCCGTCGCCGGGGCCACGGCGACCGCCTCGCTCGCCGGGCTGACCCTGCCCAGGGTCGATCTGCCGTCCTGGCGCAGCCACGCGCTGGCGGGCATGCCCGAGGGGCCGGTGCTCGGTATCGCCGCCGCCGTCCTCACCATCACTCTGGTGTGCAGCGTGCAGTCGCTGCTCGGCGCCGTCGCCGTGGACAAGCTGGTGGCGGGACGGCCGGAACTCCAGGCCCGCGTCGGCCGTTCGAACCTCGACCGGGAACTGCTCGGGCAGGGCGCCGCCAACATCGTCTCCGGGACACTCGGCGGGCTGCCGGTCGCCGGGGTCGCCGTACGGAGCTCCGCGAATGTGCAGGCCGGTGCGGTGAGCAGGAACTCCACGATACTGCACGGCGTTTGGGTAGTAGTTGCCGCGCTGCTGATGGTCCCCACCCTCGAGCTGATCCCGCTCGCCGCGCTCGCCGCCCTGGTGATGGCCGTCGGCATCCAGATGGTGTCCCTGCACCACATCCGCACGGTCACCCGCCACCGCGAAGTCCTGGTGTACGCCGTCACCACACTGGGCGTCGTGTTCCTCGGAGTTCTCGAGGGTGTGGCGCTGGGCGTCGCCGTCGCCGTCGGCACCGCCCTGAACCGCCTCGCCCACACCCGCATCACGTACGAAGAGAGAGGGGGAGTCCATTACGTACGTGTACGAGGGCAGTTGACGTTCCTCGCGGTGCCGCGGCTCAGCCGTGCGCTGCACCGGGTGCCCCAAGGGTCGGACGCCGTCGTGGAGTTGGACGGCTCGTTCATGGACCACGCGGCGTACGAGTCGCTCCAGGACTGGCAGAGCGCCCACCTCGCGCAGGGTGGCACGGTCGAGCTGGCCGGGCGGGCCGGGACGCGGATCGCCGAACCGACGGGTTCGTCCCACTGCCGCTGCCGCCCGTGGACACCGTGGCGCAACCACCACTGCGAAGGCCCGCAGTCCGAGCCGACCGCAGTCGGCGACTCCTCGGAGGAGCCCGGTCGGACGACCGGCTCCGCCGGGCCGAGCGGGCATCAACTGGCGCGCGGCATCAGCGCGTTCCAGCGCAACACCGCTCCCCTGGTGCGGGACGAGCTGGCACGGCTCGCACGGGAGGGGCAGCGGCCGTCGCAGCTCTTCCTGACCTGCGCCGACTCCCGGCTCGTCACCTCGATGATCACCTCCAGTGGTCCGGGCGACCTCTTCGTCGTACGCAATGTGGGCAATCTCGTCCCGCTGCCCGGCGAGGAGAGCGGGGACGACTCGGTGGCGGCGGCGATCGAGTACGCGGTGGACGTGTTGCAGGTGCGGTCCATCACGGTGTGCGGGCACTCCGGGTGCGGGGCGATGCAGGCCCTGATGAACAGTGAGCCCGGCGGGGCGCGGACGCCGCTCAAGCGGTGGCTGCGGCACGGGCTGCCGAGCCTGGAGCGGATGGCGGCCGAGGACCTGCCGTGGGCGCGGCTCGCCGGGCGCGCGCCGGCCGACGCGGTGGAGCAGCTCTGTCTGACCAACGTGGTGCAGCAGCTGGAGCATCTGCGGGCGCACGAGTCCGTGGCCCGGGCTCTGCGGGAGGGTGCGGTCGAGCTGCACGGGATGTACTTCCACGTGGGGGAGGCGCAGGCGTATCTGCTCGCCGAGACGGACGGGGACGACCTGTTCGACCACGTGGGGGCGGCTGACCTGTCCGCGTGA
- the acs gene encoding acetate--CoA ligase: MAWDTTDTLGKGDVVSNESLANLLKEERRFAPPADLAANANVTAEAYEQAKADRLGFWAEQARRLTWATEPTETLDWSNPPFAKWFADGKLNVAYNCVDRHVEAGNGDRVAIHFEGEPGDSRAITYAELKDEVSRAANALTELGVQKGDRVAVYLPMIPEAVVAMLACARIGAAHSVVFGGFSAEAIATRIEDADAKVVITADGGYRRGKPAALKPAVDDALNRVDRVEHVLVVRRTGQEVAWTEGRDVWWHEITERQSAEHTPEAFEAEHPLFILYTSGTTGKPKGILHTSGGYLTQAAYTHHAVFDLKPETDVYWCTADIGWVTGHSYITYGPLANGATQVMYEGTPDSPHQGRWWEIVQKYGVTILYTAPTAIRTFMKWGDDIPAKFDLSSLRLLGSVGEPINPEAWIWYRKHIGADRTPIVDTWWQTETGAMMISPLPGVTETKPGSAQRALPGISATVVDDEAREVPDGGGGYLVLTEPWPSMLRTIWGDDQRFLDTYWSRFEGKYFAGDGAKKDDDGDIWLLGRVDDVMLVSGHNISTTEVESALVSHPSVAEAAVVGAADETTGQAIVAFVILRGTASAEDEGLVADLRAHVGATLGPIAKPKRILPVAELPKTRSGKIMRRLLRDVAENRELGDVTTLTDSAVMDLIQAKLPAAPSED, translated from the coding sequence GTGGCCTGGGACACAACGGACACCCTGGGAAAGGGAGATGTCGTGAGCAACGAAAGCCTGGCCAACCTGCTGAAGGAAGAGCGCAGGTTCGCGCCGCCCGCCGACCTGGCAGCGAACGCCAATGTCACCGCGGAGGCGTATGAGCAGGCCAAGGCTGACAGGCTCGGCTTCTGGGCCGAGCAGGCCCGCCGGCTGACCTGGGCCACCGAGCCGACCGAGACGCTGGACTGGTCGAATCCGCCGTTCGCCAAGTGGTTCGCCGACGGGAAGCTGAACGTCGCGTACAACTGTGTGGACCGGCACGTGGAGGCCGGCAACGGCGACCGTGTCGCGATCCACTTCGAGGGCGAGCCGGGCGACAGCCGGGCCATCACCTACGCCGAACTCAAGGACGAGGTGTCGCGGGCTGCCAACGCGCTCACCGAGCTGGGAGTTCAGAAGGGCGACCGGGTCGCCGTATACCTGCCGATGATCCCCGAGGCGGTCGTCGCGATGCTCGCGTGCGCCCGGATCGGCGCCGCGCACTCCGTGGTCTTCGGCGGGTTCTCGGCCGAAGCGATCGCGACCCGCATCGAGGACGCCGACGCCAAGGTCGTCATCACCGCCGACGGCGGCTACCGGCGTGGCAAGCCCGCCGCGCTCAAGCCCGCCGTCGACGACGCGCTGAACCGGGTCGACCGGGTCGAGCACGTGCTCGTCGTACGCCGTACCGGGCAGGAGGTCGCCTGGACCGAGGGCCGCGACGTGTGGTGGCACGAGATCACCGAGCGGCAGTCGGCCGAGCACACGCCGGAGGCGTTCGAGGCCGAGCACCCGCTGTTCATCCTCTACACGTCCGGGACGACGGGGAAGCCGAAGGGCATCCTGCACACCTCGGGCGGCTACCTGACGCAGGCCGCGTACACCCACCACGCCGTCTTCGACCTCAAGCCGGAGACCGACGTCTACTGGTGCACGGCCGACATCGGCTGGGTCACCGGGCACTCGTACATCACGTACGGGCCGCTGGCGAACGGTGCGACGCAGGTCATGTACGAGGGCACGCCGGACAGCCCGCACCAGGGGCGGTGGTGGGAGATCGTCCAGAAGTACGGCGTGACCATCCTGTACACCGCGCCCACGGCCATTCGTACGTTCATGAAGTGGGGCGACGACATCCCCGCGAAGTTCGATCTCAGCAGCCTGCGTCTGCTGGGGTCCGTGGGCGAGCCGATCAACCCCGAGGCGTGGATCTGGTACCGCAAGCACATCGGCGCGGACCGTACACCCATCGTCGACACGTGGTGGCAGACCGAGACCGGCGCCATGATGATCTCGCCGCTGCCGGGTGTGACGGAGACCAAGCCGGGGTCCGCGCAGCGGGCACTGCCCGGCATCTCCGCGACCGTCGTCGACGACGAGGCACGCGAAGTGCCCGACGGCGGTGGCGGTTACCTCGTGCTGACCGAGCCGTGGCCGTCGATGCTGCGGACCATCTGGGGTGACGACCAGCGGTTCCTCGACACGTACTGGTCACGCTTCGAGGGCAAGTACTTCGCCGGGGACGGGGCCAAGAAGGACGACGACGGGGACATCTGGCTCCTCGGACGCGTCGACGACGTGATGCTCGTGTCCGGACACAACATCTCGACGACCGAGGTGGAGTCGGCGCTCGTGTCGCATCCGTCGGTCGCCGAGGCGGCCGTGGTCGGCGCGGCGGACGAGACGACCGGGCAGGCCATCGTCGCCTTCGTGATCCTGCGCGGGACGGCTTCCGCCGAGGACGAGGGACTGGTCGCCGACCTGCGGGCCCACGTCGGCGCGACGCTGGGTCCGATCGCCAAGCCCAAGCGGATCCTGCCGGTGGCGGAGCTGCCGAAGACGCGGTCCGGGAAGATCATGCGGCGACTGCTGCGGGACGTCGCGGAGAACCGCGAGCTCGGGGACGTCACGACCCTCACCGACTCCGCGGTGATGGACCTCATCCAGGCGAAGCTGCCGGCCGCGCCCAGCGAGGACTGA
- the nhaA gene encoding Na+/H+ antiporter NhaA — MAAPSSPSDNRKFLGRLSLPERNFVADALRTETVGGVLLLLAAIAALIWANTPLRDSYESVSHFHIGPESLGLNLSIAHWAADGLLAVFFFVAGIELKRELVAGELRDPKAALLPVAAALCGMAAPALVYALTNAVGGGAFDGWAVPTATDIAFALAVLAVLGTSLPSALRAFLLTLAVVDDLFAILIIAIFFTDQLNFAALGGAVAGLAVFWVLLRKGVRGWYVYVPLALVIWGLMYNSGIHATIAGVAMGLMLRCHRREGEEHSPGEHIEHLVRPLSAGLAVPLFALFSAGVAVSGGALGDVFTRPETLGVVLGLVVGKAVGIFGGTWLTARFTRASLSEDLAWPDVLAVSCLAGIGFTVSLLIGELAFENDPTLTAEVKAAVLVGSLIAAVIAGTLLKIRNGKYRALCELEERDEDLDGIPDIYEQENPAYHLRMAEIYERKAAEHRRLAEVTGGAGVEGDRPA; from the coding sequence GTGGCCGCGCCTTCCAGCCCCAGCGACAACCGTAAGTTCCTCGGACGGCTCTCCCTGCCCGAGCGGAACTTCGTGGCGGACGCGCTGCGCACCGAGACCGTCGGCGGAGTCCTCCTGCTGCTCGCCGCGATCGCCGCGCTGATCTGGGCGAACACCCCGCTCCGGGACAGCTACGAAAGCGTCTCCCATTTCCACATCGGGCCCGAGTCCCTCGGCCTGAACCTCTCCATCGCGCACTGGGCCGCCGACGGCCTCCTCGCGGTCTTCTTCTTCGTCGCCGGTATCGAGCTCAAGCGCGAACTGGTGGCCGGCGAGCTGCGGGACCCGAAGGCCGCGCTGCTGCCGGTGGCGGCCGCGCTCTGCGGAATGGCCGCGCCCGCGCTGGTCTACGCCCTCACGAACGCCGTCGGCGGAGGCGCCTTCGACGGCTGGGCGGTGCCCACCGCGACCGACATCGCCTTCGCACTCGCCGTGCTGGCGGTGCTCGGCACCTCGCTGCCGTCCGCGCTGCGCGCGTTCCTGCTCACGCTCGCCGTCGTGGACGACCTCTTCGCGATCCTGATCATCGCGATCTTCTTCACCGACCAGCTGAACTTCGCGGCCCTGGGCGGCGCGGTGGCCGGCCTCGCCGTCTTCTGGGTGCTGCTGCGCAAGGGCGTACGCGGCTGGTACGTCTACGTGCCGCTGGCCCTCGTCATCTGGGGGCTGATGTACAACAGCGGCATCCACGCCACCATCGCCGGTGTCGCGATGGGCCTGATGCTGCGCTGCCACCGGCGCGAAGGCGAGGAGCACTCCCCCGGCGAGCACATCGAGCACCTTGTGCGCCCGTTGTCGGCGGGGCTCGCCGTACCGCTGTTCGCCCTGTTCAGCGCGGGAGTCGCGGTCTCCGGCGGGGCTCTGGGAGACGTGTTCACGCGGCCCGAGACGCTCGGCGTGGTGCTCGGGCTGGTCGTCGGCAAGGCGGTCGGCATCTTCGGCGGGACCTGGCTGACGGCCCGGTTCACCAGGGCCTCCCTCAGCGAGGACCTGGCCTGGCCGGACGTCCTCGCCGTCTCCTGCCTCGCGGGCATCGGCTTCACCGTCTCGCTGCTCATCGGCGAACTCGCCTTCGAGAACGACCCGACGCTCACCGCCGAGGTCAAGGCGGCGGTCCTGGTCGGCTCGCTCATCGCCGCCGTCATCGCGGGCACACTGCTGAAGATCCGAAACGGCAAGTACCGCGCCCTGTGCGAGCTCGAGGAGCGCGACGAGGACCTCGACGGCATCCCCGACATCTACGAGCAGGAGAACCCGGCCTACCACCTGCGGATGGCCGAGATCTACGAGCGAAAGGCCGCAGAGCACCGCAGGCTTGCCGAAGTGACGGGCGGGGCAGGCGTCGAGGGCGACCGTCCGGCATGA
- a CDS encoding phage holin family protein, with protein MSAPDGSPVGAERSIGQLFASATTEMSALVHDEIALAKAQLKRDVKRGAVGGGAFAAAGAVLIFSLPMLSFALAYGIRTWSDWNLAVCFLLSFAANVLVAGVLALIGVVFAKKAKNGKGAQKTAASMKETAGVLQNAKPHPRQVTAEDRVPEAIEAVARSSS; from the coding sequence ATGAGCGCACCCGACGGCAGCCCGGTCGGCGCCGAACGCAGCATCGGCCAGCTGTTCGCCTCGGCGACGACCGAGATGTCCGCACTGGTGCACGACGAGATCGCCCTGGCGAAGGCGCAGCTCAAGCGGGACGTCAAGCGCGGTGCGGTCGGCGGCGGTGCGTTCGCGGCGGCCGGCGCGGTGCTGATCTTCTCCCTGCCGATGCTGAGCTTCGCTCTGGCGTACGGCATCCGCACCTGGAGCGACTGGAACCTGGCGGTCTGCTTCCTGCTCTCCTTCGCGGCGAACGTGCTGGTCGCCGGGGTGCTGGCGCTGATCGGCGTGGTCTTCGCGAAGAAGGCCAAGAACGGCAAGGGCGCGCAGAAGACCGCGGCCTCCATGAAGGAGACGGCGGGCGTCCTGCAGAACGCCAAGCCGCACCCCCGTCAGGTGACGGCCGAGGACCGGGTCCCCGAGGCCATCGAGGCTGTGGCACGCTCGTCCTCATGA
- a CDS encoding alpha/beta fold hydrolase, translating to MTDPATPPAQPTPAQPTSVVRLDVPGGREVIHRDVAANGARFHIAEMGDGPLVLLLHGFPQFWWTWRHQLGALADAGFRAVAMDLRGVGGSDRTPRGYDPANLALDITGVVRSLGEPDAALVGHDLGGYLAWTAAVMRPKLVRRLVVSSMPHPRRWRSAMLSDVKQTAAGSYIWGFQRPWIPERQLVADDGALVGRLVRDWSGPLQPDDEAVETYQRAMCIPSTAHCSIEPYRWMVRSMARPDGIQFNRRMKRPVRVPTLHLHGSLDPVMRTRSAAGSGEYVEAPYRWRLFDGLGHFPHEEDPVAFSTELISWLKDPEPDR from the coding sequence ATGACGGACCCCGCCACTCCTCCGGCGCAACCCACCCCGGCGCAACCCACTTCGGTCGTACGGCTCGACGTTCCCGGCGGGCGAGAGGTGATCCACCGGGATGTCGCGGCCAACGGCGCGCGCTTCCACATCGCCGAGATGGGCGACGGCCCGCTGGTCCTGCTGCTGCACGGTTTCCCGCAGTTCTGGTGGACCTGGCGGCACCAGCTGGGGGCGCTCGCCGACGCGGGGTTCCGCGCCGTGGCCATGGACCTGCGCGGCGTCGGCGGCAGCGACCGCACGCCGCGCGGTTACGACCCCGCCAACCTCGCGCTCGACATCACGGGCGTCGTACGGTCCCTCGGAGAGCCGGACGCCGCGCTGGTCGGGCACGACCTGGGCGGGTATCTGGCGTGGACGGCGGCCGTGATGCGCCCCAAGCTGGTGCGCCGGCTCGTGGTGTCCTCGATGCCGCATCCCCGGCGCTGGCGCTCGGCGATGCTCTCGGACGTCAAGCAGACGGCCGCGGGTTCCTACATCTGGGGGTTCCAGCGGCCCTGGATCCCGGAGCGTCAACTCGTCGCGGACGACGGCGCCCTGGTGGGCCGTCTGGTCCGGGACTGGTCCGGGCCGCTCCAACCGGACGACGAGGCCGTGGAGACATACCAACGCGCCATGTGCATCCCGTCGACGGCGCACTGTTCGATCGAGCCGTACCGCTGGATGGTGCGCTCCATGGCCCGGCCCGACGGCATCCAGTTCAACCGGCGCATGAAGCGGCCGGTGCGCGTCCCGACGCTGCATCTGCACGGTTCGCTCGACCCGGTGATGCGGACGCGGAGCGCCGCGGGCTCCGGGGAGTACGTCGAGGCGCCGTACCGCTGGCGGCTGTTCGACGGTCTGGGGCACTTCCCGCACGAGGAGGACCCGGTCGCGTTCTCCACTGAACTGATCAGCTGGCTGAAGGATCCCGAGCCCGATCGGTGA